CTGCACTTGCATAATGAGCTAAATGATCATGATCAGATAATCTATAGGATTTTTTATCTCCTAAATTTAATTCTAAATGCCATTTCAATCTAGAATTTTTCCAATATTCATACCATTTAATTTCTTCTTCAGGAAGAATAAAAAATTGCATTTCCATTTGTTCAAATTCACGCATTCTAAACAAAAATTTTCTTGCAAAAATTTCATTTCTAAATGATTTTCCTATTTGAGCAATTCCAAATGGAATTTTCATTCTATTAGATTTTATAACATTATAAAAATTTGAAAATATACCTTGAGCTGTTTCAGGACGAAGAAATAAATTTTTTTCATTTTTTATTTCAAACATCATATTAAAATGACGAATTTCTGTCCAATTCTTTGTTTTAAATACAGGATCACAAATACATAATTCATCAATTAAAACTCTTATATCTAAAAAATCCTTTTTTTTTAAAGATTGAGACAAACGAGATAATGTTTTCTCTTTTTTTTTAGGATCATCTAAAAAATTTTTTTCCACATATTCTTGGATCAAAATTTCAGGACGATATCTTTTTTTAGAATCTTTATTATCAATTAATAATTCGTTAAATTTATCTACATGACCAGATGCATACCAAACATCGGAATGCATAAGTATAGAAGAATCCAATCCTACTATATTTTCATGAAGTTGAGTCATAGACTTCCACCAAAATTCTTTTATATTATTTTTTAACTCAACTCCATATGGCCCATAATCATAAATAGCATTCAATCCTCCATATATTTCGCTAGAAGGAAAAATAAAACCATAAATTTTTGCATGAGAAATTAAAAAATCAAAAAAATGATTATATTTTTTCATATTTTACTATACACATAAAGATAAATATTTTTCCAAATCTAATGCAGCCATACATCCAGTTCCAGCGGAAGTTATAGCTTGACGATAATTAGGATCTTGTACATCTCCTGCAGCAAAAACTCCTGGTTTATTTGTTGTTGTTTTTCCTTTTTGTACAATAATATAACCTTTTTCATCTAAATCTAATTCATTTTTAAATATTTCTGTATTAGGAATATGTCCAATAGTAATAAATAAACCACTAATTAAAATAGTTTTATTCGTTTTATTTTTTGAATTAATGATTTTAATACCTTCTAGAAAATCATTTCCAACAATATCTGTGATATTAGTACAGAATAAAACATTAATATTATTTTTTTTTGAAATATGATATTGCAAGATTTTTGATGCTTTAAAATGATCTTTTCTAACTATTAAATATACTCTTTTACAAATTTTTGACAAATAATTTGCTGCTTCTAAAGCAGAATCTCCTCCTCCTATTACTGCTACATCTTTTTCTTTATGAAAAAAACCATCACAAGTAGCACAAAAAGAAACTCCTAGTCCAATGAATTTCTTTTCTTTGTTTTTTCCTAAAAATTTAGGGGTAGAACCTGTAGCTATAATCACTCCCCTACTTTTTATACATTTTTTTTCTCCAAAAAAAATATAATGTATACCTCCTTCTTTATTAGATAAAACCACACGGCTTACTGATTCGTTTATTATTTTAGTATGAAAACGTCTTGCTTGCTTATCACAATTATTCATTAGATCATTTCCGTTAATTCCTTTTGGAAATCCAAGATAATTATCCACATCACTTGTAGTAGTCAACTGTCCTCCAGGTTGAAGTCCAGTAAAAAGAACTGGATTCATATTAGCTCTTGCCGTATACACAGCGGCAGAATAACCAGCAGGACCAGACCCAATAATTACACAATTTTGTATTTTTTTTTTGAATAACATAAAAATATTTATTTCTTTATTTAGAAAAAATTTTTAATTTTTATTAATTAATAAATTATGGCATTATGAATTGCTTAATCTCTTTTATAAAAAAACATTTATTTTTGAAAAAAATAAAGAATAAAGTTTATATATTTTGCGTAATCAGAAAAAAATTTTATCTTTTTACTCAAGAAGAAGTAATACGTCAATATATAATTTTTTTATTAAAAAAATTGAAAAACTATAAAAATTCTAATATATGGGTGGAATATCCTTTAAAAATAAATAAGCTAAATAAACGATTAGATATTCTAGTTCAACTTAAAAAAAAACCACATATACTTATTGAATGTAAAACTCCCAAAATTTCCATTACACAAAAAACTTTCGATCAAATTTCTATATATAATCAAACTGTAAAAGCTCCATTTTTAATGGTAAGTAATGGAGTAAAAAATTTTATTTTTCAAATTGATAAATACAAAAAAAAATTTTTTTTTCTAAAAAAAATTCCATAAACATAAAAAATTCTAATTAGTTTTTATCCTAAAGAATGCATATAATCAATAAGATCTAATAATTTTGTAGAATAACCAATTTCATTATCATACCAAGAAACTATTTTTAAAAAATTGGAATTCAACATAATACTAGAATTTGCGTCAAAAATAGAAATTCTTGCATCTCCCAAAAAATCAGTAGAAACAACTGGATCTTCTGTATATCCTAATATTCCTTTTAATGTAGTTTCAGAAGCTTGTTTCAAACAAAACTTAATTCTTTCAAAATTAGTATTATTTTTTAATTTAACCGTAAAATCCAAAACGGAAACATCTGCTACAGGTACTCTAAAAGCCATTCCTGTTAATTTACCATTTAAACTAGGAATAATTTTTCCTACTGCATTAGCCGCTCCTGTTGAGGATGGAATTATATTAACCAATGAAGATCTTCCACCCCTCCAATCTCTATAAGAAACAGAATCAACAACTTTTTGAGTTGCAGTTGAAGCATGTATAGTCGTCATCAACCCCTCAGATATTCCAAAATTATCATTCAAAACTTTAACAATTGGAGCCATACAATTTGTAGTACAAGAAGCATTAGATACAATATTCTGATTTTTTTTCAAATCTTTATGATTTACACCCATAACAAACATGGGTATATCATCTTTAGGAGGTGCTGATAAAATCACTTTTTTAGCTCCTGATTTTAAATGAGCATTAGCTGAATTTTTAGTCAAAAATAAACCAGTAGACTCAACAACATATTCTATATTTAGATTTTTCCAATTTAGTTTCTCCGGATTTTTTTCGTTACTTACCTTTATTCGTTTTTCATTTAATATTAGATAATTTTTATCTTCAATGCGAATATTTCCTTTCAAATTACCATGAACAGAATCGTATTTTAACATATATGCCAAATATTCTATAGATACTAAATCATTTATAGATATTACTTCAATATTATTTCTGTTTAAAGCATTCAATAAAACTAGTTTTCCTATTCTTCCAATTCCATTAATTCCTATTTTAATAGACATATTAAAAATATTTATTTTTATTTCTTGTAAAATTAATTTTTAACTTTCAAAAAAGCCATAAAAGCAGATGATGGTATTTCAACTTTTCCTATCTGACGCATTTTTTTCTTTCCTCTTTTTTGTTTTTCTAAAAGTTTTCTTTTTCTAGTAATATCACCTCCATAACATTTTTCCGTAACATTTTTTCTTAAAGCCTTAATAGTTTCTCTTGCTATAATTTTTCCAGATACAGAAACTTGAATAGGAATACTAAATTGATGTCTTGGAATTAAGACAGATAATTCTTGACACACTTTTTTAGCCACAAAAAAAACTTTTGTTTTATGAACTAAAAGAGATAAAGCTTCTATTTTTTCATAATTAATCAATACAGTAATTTTTTTTAAATCCGAATCTTTATAACCAACAAAATTATAATCAAAAGACGCATATCCATTAGAAATAGTTTTTAACTTATCATAAAAGTCAAATATAATTTCCGATAAAGGAATTTCAAACATAATTTTAATTCTTTTTGAAGTCATATAATTATGATTCCCTACCATACTTCCTCTTTTTTCAATACATAATGATATGATGTTACCTATGTAAACATCTTTAGTTATAATAGAAACTAAAACATATGGTTCTTCTATTTTTTTCAATTTTTCTATTTCTGGAAAATCAGAAGGATTATTAATAATTAAAACTTTTTGATCATTTTTTTTATAAATTCTATAGGAAACACTAGGAATAGTAAGTATTACAGAAACATTATATTCACGTTCTAAACGATCTTTCACTATTTCCATATGAAGTAACCCTAAAAATCCACAATGAAAACCAAAACCTAATGCAGTAGAAGATTCAGGACTAAAAGAAAGCGCAGCATCATTTAATTGCAATTTTTCTATCGAAGAACGTAATTCTTCATATTTATCAGAAGTAACAGGGTAAATACTAGCAAAAACCATAGGTTTAAATTCCTTAAATTTTTGTATTGCTTTCTTAGCTGGGTTTTTAGCATCTGTTATTGTATCTCCTACTTTTATTTCTTTTGTATTTTTGATACCGGATACAACATATCCAACATCTCCTGTATTAATTTGATTCTTTGAAACACGTTGAAGTTTCAACGTACCTATCTCACAAGCAGAATAAATTTTTCCTGTAGACATAAATTGTAATTCTTGTCCTTTTCGGATAAAACCATTTTTTATTCTAAAAAACGCTTCTATTCCTCTAAATGGATTGTATAATGAATCAAAAATGAGTGCTTGTAAAGGAGCTTTTGGATCTCCTTTTGGAGCAGGAATACGTGTTACTATTTTATTTAAAACATTATCAATTCCTAATCCATTTTTAGCACTAACGGAAATAATATCTTTTTTTTCACATCCTACTAATTCCACAATTTCTTTTATGACATTTTCCGAAATGGAATCACATAAATCTATTTTATTTAAAATTGGAATAATAACTAAATGATTTTTTAATGCCAAAGAAAGATTAGATATAGTTTGTGCTTGTACACTCTTCGTACAATCAACAACTAATAGGGCTCCTTCACAAGCTGCAATAGAACGAGATACTTCATACGAAAAATCAACATGTCCAGGTGTATCTATAAGGTTCAAAATATATATTTTATTCTTATATTTATATTCCATTTGAACAGCATGACTTTTAATGGTTATTCCACGTTCTCTTTCTAAATCCATATCATCCAATAATTGATTTCGTTTTTTTTTCGAAACTGTTTTAGTGAATTCTAATAACCGATCAGCTAACGTGCTTTTTCCGTGATCTATATGTGCTATAATACAAAAATTACGAATATAATGAATCATGATTATTTGAAAATTTAAAATAATAAAATAACCTTGAAGGGAATCGAACCCATACCATAGGAATCGGAATCCTATATTCTATCCTATTAAACTACAAGGCTTTATGACGATTAAACATATTCATTGTTTTAAGCAGTCCATTTTCTATAAATGAAAGTATTATTTTTATACCTACATCTAATTTGGTAAATAAATCATTTATTTCTTCATTTTTCCAATTACCCAATACATAAGAATCTTTTTTCTTATCAAAGTCATAATGATTTTTTTTAATACCAAAACGAAGACGTGCATAATAAGATGTTCCTATTTCTTTTTCCACATTTTTTAAACCATTATGTCCTCCACTTCCTCCCTGTCCTCTAAGACGAAAATTACCAAAGTCTAAATAAATATCGTCGGATATCACAAGAATATTTGTTAATGTAATTTTTTTTTTATTCATCCAATATTTAATAGAAATTCCACTATGATTCATATAAGTAGAAGGTTTCAAAAAAAAAATCAATTTATTCTTATATTTAAATTCAGAAATAAAACCTAACTTTTTTTTTGAAAAAGAGAAAAAATATTTTTTAGACATTTGATCCAAAATTATAAAACCTAAATTATGTCTAGTTTTTTCATATAAATACCCTGGATTTCCTAATCCAACTATCAAAAATTTTTCTATGTTTTCTATTTTTTTTGTATAATATTTATTTAACGAAGAACTTCATATACAGATTCACCTATATTATCTGGTGATTGCACAATATGTATTCCATTTTTTTCCATGATTTTCATTTTTTCTTGTGCTGTCTCTATTTTTTTTTCTATAATAGCTCCAGCATGACCCATTGTTTTTCCTTTTGGAGCTGTTTGCCCAGCTATAAAACCTATCACCGGTTTTTTATTTTTTAATTTATATATCCATTCGGAGGCTTCTATTTCTAATTTCCCTCCTATTTCTCCAATCATAACAATACATTCTGTTTCTGAATCATGTAAAAATAATTTCATAATTTCTTTTACACTGATTCCAATAATAGAATCTCCACCTATTCCAATAGCAGTAGAAATTCCATAGCCAAATTTTACAATTTGGGATGCCGCT
The sequence above is drawn from the Blattabacterium cuenoti genome and encodes:
- a CDS encoding glycine--tRNA ligase: MKKYNHFFDFLISHAKIYGFIFPSSEIYGGLNAIYDYGPYGVELKNNIKEFWWKSMTQLHENIVGLDSSILMHSDVWYASGHVDKFNELLIDNKDSKKRYRPEILIQEYVEKNFLDDPKKKEKTLSRLSQSLKKKDFLDIRVLIDELCICDPVFKTKNWTEIRHFNMMFEIKNEKNLFLRPETAQGIFSNFYNVIKSNRMKIPFGIAQIGKSFRNEIFARKFLFRMREFEQMEMQFFILPEEEIKWYEYWKNSRLKWHLELNLGDKKSYRLSDHDHLAHYASAGSDIEFHFPFGFKEIEGIHSRRDFDLKSHEFFSKKKLRVFELKKNYIPYVIETSLGLDRFFLAIFSSSLKKEKLENGTIRVVLKLPYYLSPVKAAIFPLVKKDGLPEIAKKIFNDIKICHRLIYDEKKSIGKLYRRQDAIGTPFCFTIDYDTIKTHTVTMRNRDSMKQKRIHVKEISKIIEKETGLKKILKKLSYSI
- the trxB gene encoding thioredoxin-disulfide reductase, with the translated sequence MLFKKKIQNCVIIGSGPAGYSAAVYTARANMNPVLFTGLQPGGQLTTTSDVDNYLGFPKGINGNDLMNNCDKQARRFHTKIINESVSRVVLSNKEGGIHYIFFGEKKCIKSRGVIIATGSTPKFLGKNKEKKFIGLGVSFCATCDGFFHKEKDVAVIGGGDSALEAANYLSKICKRVYLIVRKDHFKASKILQYHISKKNNINVLFCTNITDIVGNDFLEGIKIINSKNKTNKTILISGLFITIGHIPNTEIFKNELDLDEKGYIIVQKGKTTTNKPGVFAAGDVQDPNYRQAITSAGTGCMAALDLEKYLSLCV
- a CDS encoding type I restriction enzyme HsdR N-terminal domain-containing protein produces the protein MNCLISFIKKHLFLKKIKNKVYIFCVIRKKFYLFTQEEVIRQYIIFLLKKLKNYKNSNIWVEYPLKINKLNKRLDILVQLKKKPHILIECKTPKISITQKTFDQISIYNQTVKAPFLMVSNGVKNFIFQIDKYKKKFFFLKKIP
- the gap gene encoding type I glyceraldehyde-3-phosphate dehydrogenase — its product is MSIKIGINGIGRIGKLVLLNALNRNNIEVISINDLVSIEYLAYMLKYDSVHGNLKGNIRIEDKNYLILNEKRIKVSNEKNPEKLNWKNLNIEYVVESTGLFLTKNSANAHLKSGAKKVILSAPPKDDIPMFVMGVNHKDLKKNQNIVSNASCTTNCMAPIVKVLNDNFGISEGLMTTIHASTATQKVVDSVSYRDWRGGRSSLVNIIPSSTGAANAVGKIIPSLNGKLTGMAFRVPVADVSVLDFTVKLKNNTNFERIKFCLKQASETTLKGILGYTEDPVVSTDFLGDARISIFDANSSIMLNSNFLKIVSWYDNEIGYSTKLLDLIDYMHSLG
- the lepA gene encoding translation elongation factor 4 yields the protein MHYIRNFCIIAHIDHGKSTLADRLLEFTKTVSKKKRNQLLDDMDLERERGITIKSHAVQMEYKYKNKIYILNLIDTPGHVDFSYEVSRSIAACEGALLVVDCTKSVQAQTISNLSLALKNHLVIIPILNKIDLCDSISENVIKEIVELVGCEKKDIISVSAKNGLGIDNVLNKIVTRIPAPKGDPKAPLQALIFDSLYNPFRGIEAFFRIKNGFIRKGQELQFMSTGKIYSACEIGTLKLQRVSKNQINTGDVGYVVSGIKNTKEIKVGDTITDAKNPAKKAIQKFKEFKPMVFASIYPVTSDKYEELRSSIEKLQLNDAALSFSPESSTALGFGFHCGFLGLLHMEIVKDRLEREYNVSVILTIPSVSYRIYKKNDQKVLIINNPSDFPEIEKLKKIEEPYVLVSIITKDVYIGNIISLCIEKRGSMVGNHNYMTSKRIKIMFEIPLSEIIFDFYDKLKTISNGYASFDYNFVGYKDSDLKKITVLINYEKIEALSLLVHKTKVFFVAKKVCQELSVLIPRHQFSIPIQVSVSGKIIARETIKALRKNVTEKCYGGDITRKRKLLEKQKRGKKKMRQIGKVEIPSSAFMAFLKVKN
- the pth gene encoding aminoacyl-tRNA hydrolase, which translates into the protein MIVGLGNPGYLYEKTRHNLGFIILDQMSKKYFFSFSKKKLGFISEFKYKNKLIFFLKPSTYMNHSGISIKYWMNKKKITLTNILVISDDIYLDFGNFRLRGQGGSGGHNGLKNVEKEIGTSYYARLRFGIKKNHYDFDKKKDSYVLGNWKNEEINDLFTKLDVGIKIILSFIENGLLKTMNMFNRHKAL